The DNA region TCAGGAGCCAGATACATCCATCGTCGAGCACGTTGTAATAGATGACTCGCGCGCCACCGCGCTTACCCATACCGGCGCGCGACCATCGAACTTTGCGCAAGCCGCCGCTGCCAGGAACGACGTCCCCGGAAAGCGGATTGTTGGCCAGCCAGAGGATGAAGGCTTCTCGCTCACCGTCGCGCCAGATGTCAGCGGCATACCGCTGGAATACTTCTGTTTCGATGACCGTGTACATCGGAAGATTATACGGCAATGCCGTATGTGTCGCAACGCGAATCCATGTGCATGGGTAGCCGACGGCGTGATGAGTAGTTTTCAGGCATGCTGGGCCATTCCAGCGCGTTCCGGTCCCCCGAAACGGTGTCGTGCCGCCACCCCGTCATGCGAGAATCCCCCCACCGACAACTCCAAGCGTCGATCGCGGCGGCCGTCCGCGCATCGCGCCGACTCTCCCGATGGCAGCCATCCCGTCTCTCCCGAGCGCAGGCGATGCCCGCGCGCTGACCGATGCGCAGCAGGCGCTCCTCACGCGCCTGCTTACCTATTCCCCCGACGACCCCCACGCCGCGCAGCCATACAGCCGCCGCCTAGCCGAAGCGGAAGGCTGGACGCACGCTCACGCACTGGCCGTGATCGACGAGTACAAGCGCTTCGCGTTTCTCGCGCAGGCCGCCGGACACCCGGTCACACCGTCGGTCGCGGTCGATGCCGCATGGCATTTCCACCTGCAATACACGCTCGAATACTGGGACGTGTTCTGCGCCCGCGTGCTGCGCGCGCCGCTGCATCACATGCCCGGCACCGGCGCGCCGGACGAAGCCGCCGTGTACGCGCGGCGCTACCAGGACACGCTCGATAGCTATCGCCGCCTGTTCGGCTGCGAACCGCCCGCGTCGATCTGGCCGCGTCCCGAACCCCGACCGACCGACGCCGGAGCACCGCACACGAATGCAACGAATGCAGCGCCAAGCACGAACAGGCCGACAGAACCGCCGTCCGCCGCCATTCCGGCAGGCCGCCGTATCTGGCGCGACCGGCTGCCGAAGGCCATCGTGCCGGCCGCCGCCGCGAGCGTGATCGCGACCGCCGCATCGGCGCGCGATTTCGATGTCCTGAACTACACGGGGCCGCAGTTTCTCGCGTTCTACCTGCCGGTCTGCATCGTCGCGCTGCTGCTGATCGTGGTGCTGCAGCAGATCGAATACCGCTGCCGGCGCCGACGCGCGCAAGCCTTCTCGTCGGGCCTGACGCCCGAGGAGGCTGCCTATCTCATGGGCGACGAATCGCGGGCCGTGCAGGTCGCGACGCTGTCGCTCGTCCAGGCGGGCGCGATCGACCTGTCGATGGGCGGGCGGCTGGGCGCGCGCGCGCGCAGCGTCAATCCGACGCGGGGTGGTGCATATGCAGACGAGTGCGATTGGCTCGCCGCGCGACCGGAGGGCGAGGCCAGCTTCGGCGCGTTCCGTCAGCGGCTTGCGCGGCGCGTGTCCAATTACGCGAACGCGCTGCGCGGGCGTAGGGGCGGGTGGCTGTGGGAAGCGGGCGAGATGCGGGCCGCCCGAATGGCTTCGCGCGCGATCGCGCTGGCCGTGCTCGGCACGGGCGCGGCGAAACTCGCGGTCGGGCTGAGCCGCGGCCGGCCAGTGCTGCTGCTCGTGATCAGCATGGCCGTGTTTGCGATCGCGTACCGGATCGTCACGCGACGCCTGACGGGATTCGGCCGCGGCGGCCTGACGGTCGGTGCGAGAACGGCGCTCG from Burkholderia ambifaria AMMD includes:
- a CDS encoding TIGR04222 domain-containing membrane protein is translated as MAAIPSLPSAGDARALTDAQQALLTRLLTYSPDDPHAAQPYSRRLAEAEGWTHAHALAVIDEYKRFAFLAQAAGHPVTPSVAVDAAWHFHLQYTLEYWDVFCARVLRAPLHHMPGTGAPDEAAVYARRYQDTLDSYRRLFGCEPPASIWPRPEPRPTDAGAPHTNATNAAPSTNRPTEPPSAAIPAGRRIWRDRLPKAIVPAAAASVIATAASARDFDVLNYTGPQFLAFYLPVCIVALLLIVVLQQIEYRCRRRRAQAFSSGLTPEEAAYLMGDESRAVQVATLSLVQAGAIDLSMGGRLGARARSVNPTRGGAYADECDWLAARPEGEASFGAFRQRLARRVSNYANALRGRRGGWLWEAGEMRAARMASRAIALAVLGTGAAKLAVGLSRGRPVLLLVISMAVFAIAYRIVTRRLTGFGRGGLTVGARTALAEHQRARRDEPDSPDAVLWATALFGAGALAGTAWAAHSMALMEPPPVPPMAARGGGSSGSTSSSSDSSSNCSSSSSCSSSSCSSSSCGGCSSSS